A region from the Sulfurospirillum oryzae genome encodes:
- a CDS encoding cysteine permease: MQMNILTHNHWLNNYVLNKEFSLLAGISSNAYRYWKSVEAAKFDDARVVFLRKESILPKYKEIIKQCTDLTGMVQSQAFCKYTGLAPSHLIEHNNSCIYKALEIIDVCDVKLVNLKRFYDDLKLDYNYHIYIEKCKYFGPSPFERKINLSNGICVGYY; this comes from the coding sequence ATGCAGATGAACATCCTGACGCACAATCATTGGCTGAACAATTATGTTTTAAACAAAGAATTTAGCTTACTTGCGGGGATTTCATCTAACGCTTACCGCTACTGGAAAAGTGTTGAAGCTGCAAAATTTGATGATGCCCGCGTTGTTTTTTTACGCAAAGAGAGCATACTTCCCAAGTACAAAGAGATCATCAAGCAATGCACTGACCTTACGGGGATGGTGCAGTCACAAGCCTTTTGCAAATATACGGGTCTTGCCCCTTCACATCTTATAGAACACAATAACTCCTGCATCTACAAAGCATTAGAAATCATCGATGTTTGCGATGTCAAATTAGTCAACCTCAAAAGATTTTATGATGATTTAAAACTAGACTATAACTATCACATTTACATCGAAAAATGCAAGTACTTCGGCCCTTCACCGTTTGAAAGAAAGATCAATCTTTCCAATGGTATTTGCGTAGGCTACTACTAA